The Perca flavescens isolate YP-PL-M2 chromosome 8, PFLA_1.0, whole genome shotgun sequence DNA window ATCACAAGTACAACAATTACAAATCTCCATCGTCGTGCAGGCCTGTTCTGCCTTTGACTGGCGGCTATTTGGGAGGTTAATAGACACTGGAATAAATGAGCTTTTGAAACGGTTAAGTCTGGAGTGAGGAACTCTAAACCTCCTACCGGAAGGCAGCAGCTCACATTCTGCGTACAGAACGTGAGACGTGTCGCTAACAATTCTATTTGCTTGTTCATAAATACTTTGCATGGAGAAGTGCTCTTTAACACCAATGATCTTCCAGGCAGTCAGTACTTACAAATGTCTTTAAATACTTGTGGTTGTTCTGAAGGTGAAAGATGTTCATAGGATGACACAAACTTTTGAAAAGGTTACATTTTGTTAGCTGCCAAATATGTCACACAAATGGTACCCCCATTTGTGTGACACATTTGGCAGCTAACAAAACGACAACGATATTAGGTTTCAACAGATAGCTTGCCTTTAATTTTTAACAAAttatgtttacatgttgtgaagTGTCATTTATTtctaattagggctgcacgatatgaggaaaacagACTGCAATTGCGGGAAGGGAttttggagggaatgatcatgtttaaaaaaaaaaagattattatagtgtgatttttgtgagGATCTGTATAACAAAGATTTTtatctgtaggataggatttgttgacacatattttgtcCTTAACAATTATTGtgccccctgcgatttggatattgcactagtgcATATTGAAATTTCGATAAATATGCAAttcattgtgcagccctattactAATTCCTgcccacataaaaaaaaaattaagatcaGCCTTTGTGTATAAAATTATGGACATTTTAGGTTTGGACATCAACTAGGCGGTGGCAGGGGTGACTACTGAACACCGGAGGCAGAAATCACTAGATGACCACACCAACCAgaatatcagtccctccagaaaaacgcgattatgcgatcgcataattcaatgcaaaatcagccaaagtctgcatatttatgcagggccgcattttttcaaatacggcgcactttcgccgcataaattgctgatttccgcACAAAATATGCGggacttgcatgatttcataatccctgcatttttgttgcaaaaaagtcacataaatcttagcagaaagttgaaaaatgttgcgtttacttcacacaagagtagccattttcccctgttgccatgggaacgttatgaagtggcgtaattacgcgacgtgaacatcatcgaaaagcagggtgttgggggaatcccttttctctttttcatcaaaccgcaatttttgcaagttcccacaatttcatcgcataaatatCCAGCATATATCAGCATTAAACTTGTGAACAAAGTTcctgaaatgtaaataaagaacaGGTTCAAATTAAGGAGAGACAGACCGACTGAACATGGCCAGTCCCTAAAAGAACGGTGAGTGGTCCTGCTGTACAATCAGTTTAAATATGTATCTGTCCTGGAGAGGCATTGGAGTTCAAAGGACATTGATCAATAACAGCAAGCCCAAGAGCTGCATTGCACTTTCAGAAATAAAAGCAACGCAATTTTATTTTCCCACACACAGCAGAATGTTGGTTTAAAAAAGGagtacatttcatttatttcattcattttcgaTTACCAAAACTAAAAACTCTACACTGTGGCAAGAACTCATCAGCAAATATTTGACAAACTTCGGATGCTGCAAAAACACTTAGCTtcttttaattgaaaaaaatcaataaaacaagATAATTCTCAAGAATTTCCagtagttaaaggtcccatggcatgaaaattgcACTTTCTGAGgttatttaacattaatatgcgttcccccagcctgcctatggtcccccagtggctagaaatggcgataggtgtaaaccgagccctgggtatcctgctctgccagGGTTCTAGAGTGCGACCaaaaatttgtaagggtgcgactacGATTTTTTTTCTAGGTCGAActggtgcacctaacgtcctcgcatccgctgcctctccacgaaCTAAGCGATGTCGTTTATatggatatggtttaatgttgcgttacatgacccattccttctgtaaagccgtgcttgtgtttggatctctcctccgcgcagccccggccccattcactcacagttcccctgcaacatggagagacacagcgccgccggtccaaactactgacatttgtctacagttttaattgttcttAACACAGCTGTATGTTGTacgagagggaaacctgtattggtaccagtgtttctgctggtaactctctgttactgcggccaccacggcgaaaaacacattagaagttattaaatgcaactaacttcagttcgttgagtaatagcaacaactaaaagtaaaagacggagcctgctggatcatagttcataaaaatgcagcgcagtgacgatacagacatttcatagcctacacaagacgggtgtaacgccgctaatgagtcagccgtcactctctgagtagcatatgcttcagtccatcgcactccccgtctttcgtttttttttttttttttttttttttaagatttcggcctttattttgataggaaagctgaagacatgaaaggggagagagagacagaaggggggaatgacatgtaggaaagggccgcaggtcggagttgaacctttatatttaccaactgagctatccgggcgtcctctttctcttttaatcagtctgttattgttgttgaaaagaagtgaaggagctttctcagatatatatatatatatatatatatctcctaggctatttatttcagataactttcatttacatgtgttgcagctgtatatttttaaactggtaaaggaaaccctgtctttgcattttattttaatcacaatcagTTTTagtaaaagagcttgtgaaaagtggctttgacttaaaactgaacatttagcccactttgtaaaaaaatacagagctatatatcgtgtatcgccacTCAGCGTTAACGGCGatgcgaggaaaaatttgggtgcacctacattttgtgctggtgcacctaaataacaaagttaggcgcaccagtgcaaccaaggcaaaaagttagtctggagccctgtctgcctttgagaaaataaaagctcagatgggccgatctggaatcttgctccttatgaggtcctCCTCAAtagttacagacacagaaatggcacatattaaggaaagctcattgtgggactggctctagtggctgtaattctgcaccaaggctaaattttgggaaagagacttcagatacagtattaggggaccactaaggtctatataaaagcatccaaagagcaccatgtcatgggacctttaaaatggaTGCAAGTGGAATAATCATGACTCCTATCTCAACAGGTGAAAACTGCTGAAAACATTGTAAGACTCAGacttttgttgttgctgcatgATTGGTACTGGGTTTACCATTGAATAAAGTGGTACTGGTTCTCACCTGGCAAAGGTACGGAGGAGAAGCTGGAGGTGAGCGCCTGGCGCAGGGTCTCCAGGTGTTGGTGGAGGAGGCCGTTGCGTCCCCTCTCTTGCATCACATCGCCTTCCAGCCTCTCTACTGCCCCGCGCATGCTCTCCACGTGTTTCTGCAGCGCTGCGTTACGCTCCTCATACTCCATGTTGGTCTTACGCAGCTGCCGCATCTCAGCTTCACGTGCTGTTGAGGATACAAGATACAGCAGTCGGTgccatcattcattttttatttgccCAGAGAGGTGTGTTCTTTTAATGTTTAGGGCATCCAGAGTTTGGTGTACTGTGGAACTATTCTCGGACGATGGagcactataaaaaaaaaaaaaaaaaaaaaaaaaaaaaaaaaaagttctcttGAGGTAGCGGAGGAATGTCTTTAAAACACTTAGACAAatggaggtttaaaaaaaaaaaaaaaagtcccagcGCACCAGCTACAAAGTATTTCTCAGCAAGACAACTGGCTGTGTTCAAGCTCTTTACCTTTGCTGTGGTTGAGAAACTCCTCTGTGAAGAttggtatgtcaaaaacagttcTGTCCTTGCCTTCTGCATCCTTCTGTTGATAGCCAGAGACAgtgagagggaaggagatgagCTGAACAGTGAAAACATTCGGCTGCACAGACTGCCAGCGAGAGCTTGTCATTTATCTAGCTGGGCTGTAGGTGCCTGGGTAATTCATTTCATACCTGGCCACATGAGAAATACAGTGATACGGTTTAAGAAgtgaggaaggaaggaataaTTTCATCAAGAGGGCTGCCAAGATATCAAAGGCCCTGAAATGGTttgcaataaaaatgtatttcacgaTAGCAGCACAAGATAAAGTGCAGGTTTCACTTGTTTACTCCTTCctctgaaaaaaaatgcatcatcCTTCCTCATTTCTTAACATAATTAAATGTATGCTCAATCTCATGTCCTTTGAAATCTAGAGGGGAAACACTGCTATTCCCACAGGAATGCTGAATGCAATATAGTCACCTTGACCATAACCATTCAGGAGCATGCTATACGACTCACAAAGGAAACCTCTTAATTACATCCAGAACTcaataaaaatgaattacaCACTTAGTCGAAGCCAAGTGTTTGGATCACGAACACAAACGGAGCACCAAAGCGGATTAACCCAGCTTCAGTGATGCAACAATAAGCACTTAATGGGTAGAGCAAGAGGAGGGCAAACACAACAGGTTTCACTTCCTTGGTGAGAAAATAGCAAAAACAGACTCTAACCGTGATTACATAAACTCACAATGAATTAAACTAGTGACATTTCTGGGCAAAAGCACAGGTTCACTTGCTGGGTTTTGGAGACATTCTGTTGTAAAGTCAAAACCAACCATTGCAATTCATGTTGATTTAAAAGCATTTTTACAGATATTTTGAGAACATTACCATTTGAACTAATCTAATTTGTTCAGTATGCGTTGCTATATACCTGCTCCAACCATGTGAATCTGTGTGAACGATTTTGTGCTTTCCTTGCCTGGAAAGGACTGTGGAGTAAATGCAACTGTGTTTCGATAGTTAGAAGAGGACTTTTTAACTTAAATCAATATGATATTTATTTCTTAAGGAAAGTGACTGCGAGTGGAATAGGGCAGGAAAGAGTTACTGACCTCGTGAAGAGCCTCGTTGGCTACCTGGTGCCCAACATCTGGTAAGGAAAGAAAGAGCACAGCAGATGATTCATGTTTCCTTCGCACAGCACAGCCTGCCTTTACTACATGGTGAACTAATAGAATGAATTAATGTAATCAAAAAAGAAATTCCCATCTGTGCACTCTTTATTGTGAATCCACTGAAATGAGGCAGAGGCTTACTTCAGAGACAGAGctgtttatgtcatcaacattttttatattcaaaatGAGAATTATCCACAGTTGCAAAATAGGAAGAGATAATGTAGACCATGTGTTGTGAGAGCACAGTAACGGCTCCTTGGCCTCGAGCTGCTAAACTATTAACTCATAACCTTGACTACTAAAAACTCGAAATGTATCTCTTTTCCTTGCCACATTTCTATTGACTGGGCAAAGCAAATAGTAAGTTGTGAGTTCCAACACCAAATAACGGAATATACTGTATTCAAATATGTATTAAAATATAGCAAAAGTGTTTAGGGTGGGAAATTATTTCCTAGCCTTGTCAGCCATATTTCTTTATGTACACTAACATCCCATTAACACATAAGCATTTAAAGGAGTTTCCCAACAAAACCCACATATTctacattaaagtgctcatattatgctttttggctttttccctttcctttattgtgttatatatcttttttgtgcacgttataggtttacaaagtgaaaaagcccaaagtccaacagaaaacactgttcacaaactgctcctaACAGcactattgtagtccagcctttacttccgtgaaaAACGTGCgccactttgtaacacacgttatgcgcgcctagctgctagcgtagcacgccctcatactctgcttctgactggctagtagtccttacctaactAATGcccatgtgcgactcccaacaaagatggaacagaagtgagatgtctcactccgtagctaaaacagagagctcaacacacagggtgaaaagaggagctgcagcaatgtatagtacaacaaaaatatggtgttttttgaaaattaaaccatgaaaacctattctggtacaacctctaaatacaattatgaacctgaaaattagcttaatatgagcactttaagccaCAAAGCAACTCCACTAGATCATGTAGTGGTTTGGTGCCTTGTTCATGGGCATCTTTGTGGTCAAAACCAAATATTTTAAGCCAGTCAAGAGATTTAAAATTCCATTCCTATACATTTATTCTGTAATGAATGCCTTAAGATGCATGTTCATGTTAGTCAATCTGACAGGACTTGTCCACCAAACATAATACCTGGTTCATCCAAATGTCAGCAGACATACGTAGTATTTGACTTGCCAGCTACTTCTTAAACAGTATTGCCTCAGAATGATGGTGGGCTAACTGCCAGAACACCTAGTTTTAGTGGCTGATGCCAACTTGTGATCCTGCAGCTTTTCTAACCAGATCTCACCTCCCCTGTGCCGCTTGCCTTTCTGCTTCTCCTGAACCTTCCTGGTGAAATGTTTGTAAGCCTCTGTCTTCTGGTACTTCTCCAGCTCCCGCATGTAACGCTCCTTATCTCGCTCCGCCTCATCCAAGTATCGCTgcaaagagaagaaagaaaggtgAGAAGAGCTGGGAGGgctcagccaaaaaaaaaaaaaaaaaaaaaaaaaaagaggaaaattaGATTTGGTGAAACAGAATGAAGGAGGATTGTGGGTGAGATGGCACAATGAGTGGGAGTGATCATTTTTCTAATCAGGATTAGTTCctttcaaaaagacaaaaataagtCATTTCCAATATTAATAATCTACATTCACTCAACACTTGTAACTAAGAAAACGTGATATCATTAGTTTGGGAATTAGAGGAAAACACTAATAAAACCATCTTCATGCAAAGACCCTGTCCCAGGATACTGGCATATCTGACTCGGCTTTGAACCCGTGGTTCAACAACATGATACAAATCAGCAGCATAGCTCTCCGGGCTCTATCTCACCtttggatttaaaaacaaaacatgtccaGATTTCTCTAATCTTCTCAAGAAAAACTGCTAGTTCtaactttaaataaacacagcTATGCATTGAAGTGCTCAtagtatgctcattttcaggttcataattgaaTTTAGAGgatgtaccagaataggtttacatggtttaatttttaaaaaaagaccatttttttattgttgtactgcacattgctgcagctcgctcgtcttttcaccctgtgtgttgagctctctgttttagctacagagtgaggcatcacacttctgttccatctttgttgggagtcgcacatgcgcagtagctaggtaagcactgctagccagtcagaagcagagtatgagggcgtgccacgctagcagctaggcgagcattataacgtgtgttacaaattgacgcacgttcgtcacagaagtaaaggctggactacaatagagctgtttggagcagtttgtgaacagtgttttctgatggtaagtccctttggggtggactttgggatttttcactttgtaaacctataacatgcacaaaaaagatatatgagcactttaaagaaagggaaaaagccaaaaaagcataatatgagcactttaagtgttTGGCTAACAGACAAAGCTGAGCAATTTTGTTAAATGacatgtagtctatatccacgacgttcacTATCCGGGACTGccccgttgccgccggaaaatccgccggatttccctcatttaggccggatatccgttgccttgggcttcctttgtgttggcattttaaactccggtcgatttatgaggactatggttaaccttttctcagatctctgcagagtaaatacagacaactagctagactatctgtccaatctgagttttctgttgcatgactaaaacaacttttaaaacgtacacatgttccaccaaaacaagttccttccgagcctattttgcagcggcaccggtGCTTAGccctgcccaagacgattgtgattggtttaaagaaatgtcaataaaccagagcacgttttcctcccatccccgaatgctatgtggagtagtcTGGGGAAGCGAGACTAAATGACATGTGAAGCATTGATGCTGGCATTATGTCTGATACACAGTTCATTACAGGTTTCTAAAAGACAATTTAATGTCATAACATATAGATGATTTAATTCAGATTAATTTATGAGCTGTTGATGAAACTGAAGGGCAGTGGAAAATGATTATCATTCTGCTGATCCACGTTCTGACTAATTTTGAAAAGGCCATCCATGTTTTTGCTGGTTGACGCACAGGGGTGTCACTCTTTGCAGTGGAATAACAAATTGATACGGAAAATGTGCCTGAACATGACAAACAAATTATGGTTCTAtcgctacaaaaaaaaaacaactgggaCACAATACAAGATGCCATCAACTATGCAAGATGATCTGTAAAAGGATGTCAAACTACCAAAACATAGTCATGTATAAGTCAAGTTTTTGCCAGCTCCAAAACAGTGACACCATGGACTCGACAGGCTTTTGTTCTTACACTCGTTTTGTGCCTGGTGAAAGAGGTTATGAAAGTCTCTGCTGGTTTGAGAGCGTTACATATAGTTGGGGATAGTCTTAAATGTTGGCATGTTGCAGATGAAGATTTCAGTCCATACCTCTGGATCAATGTTGGTGCAATCAATGGAAAGCCAAAAGTGATGACAATTAAAAATCCACCACCTTGTTTATCAAAAAACCAACAGATATTGCTGCGGACCGCTGCAGCCTCTGATCCGTTTATTTTCTTCCACTGCTTTCTCAAAACCTGGATAGTTATTCACTATCGTTGCTCTAATCTATATGAACACTTTTATagaagttaaagctttagtgcggaactttttgatattaatgaacgtccgttacattaaATTAGATTAcatgacatgtcatttagcgGACGCTtctatccaaagcaacttctaATTAAGTGCgcttacattcaagccattgccaaatgagttgcgacaaagctaattaagactatcagctccacaaagcTCTCTCTGTATTGCTCTgtaagattgtgtcgtccggcaaCTTTTGcgtgcagaaactcaagtgaagaaaATGACCTCTTCTGgggagtccatcatgtttttttaatcctccatgtcccccttggctactagcaactgcgtggaggaggggtgggcgGTGGTGCACAATCATGGaagacttgtatcatgtggacgtgctgacagttttgttgtcattacttagaattcctcatgggggtgacagaaactatgcactataagCACTAGCTTTTAAGCTTTTCATATCTTAAACAGAGTAacatacaaagtgaaaaaaggaaagaaatgcTGAACTTTGACACATTATTTCTCACAGCCGATTGCTCAATGTGTAATCCTGTCTGGGACTTCTGCACTGACCTGCTTCTCCTCGGGCGGCAGCTTGCTCCACTCGTTGCCCAGCATCCTCGTAATCTCTGGAAATGGCACGTCTGGACGCTCTGCCCGTAGCTGCTCTCGTCTGTCGTTCATGAAGCGAACGTAGCCCGTTAGGGGGGCCTTGGGGGCATTGCTGTCCTTCATcggcttcttcctcttcctccccttggTCCAGCTGCCACGTCGGGGCTTCTGCAAAGATAACAAAAACAGATAGGTTTGGAAATATCAGGTAGCAATCCCGCATGATACACACTGGGAGGACATTCTTGGGAGTTTGAAAAACATCTCATTCGAAGTCTCTGTCTTCTTACCTCATCTCCATTTCTTTGGCTGCTGTTGTCGTTATTGGCTCCTGGAGAGCCTGTCTGCTCATCCATGACTTCTATGTCTACAGGGGAGATCTGGAGGAAAACAGTGGGAGATGTTAGAATAGGAAACGTCTCATACAAGTACGGTAGGAGCtacaaatagggctgggcgatatgaagaaaatcaaatatcactatatttttgaccaaataccttgatatcgataccgcaacgatattgtagtgttgattattggtgctttcacaaaatatttacacaatgagatttttgataatcatcagtaatgtggatataatgactaagtgggtaaaggcaaataatagaacagttacaacagtctggtaagttcagaaaagtacatcactttactgtacacttatgccatattacaatatccaaaatccaagacaatatctagtctcatattacgatatcgatataatatcgatatattgcccagctctagctaCAAACTTACATGGTATTAATATATGATCTGGAAAGATTAGTTAAGGTAAGGCTTGTGCTATCTGGGGGAGCCAGATGAAAAAAAGGGGGATGCACATTGATGCTCAATGAAGGTGGGTTATGCATTTGGAGACAGGGTTGGACTGAGGCGTGAAGCATTGTCACCAGGGATGCTGCCCAGCCAGGAAATAGAGAGCAGACTGTTCCTTCTGCAACATTAtcgcattttctgctttttcgTCCAAACTCCTCCCAGTTGTTGGCTCCCAACCTCCTCTTGGCCAGCCACATTTCCTCTAATAGAAATGTCTTGCTGCCATTAATCATTATTGAGCATgtgaagggggaaaaaaaaaacacagcacccCAACTTCTCAGATGCTAATTTAGCCTATTTTCAACATGAGGAAGTAGTGTTGTGGAACTGCCTCTTAATTAGAGATAAGAGAAAGGCCCTCTAAAGAAGAAATCTGTTCCCTGTTTACTAGTGTCTATCCTAGCTTGAAATTACAATATATTTGACTATCAAAccactctaaaaaaaaaacataggtaATTTATGTTTGCACAAGACTAATTGAACACCAAAAAAAGCATGCTGACTCAGAGTAGGCCTACTAGTGGGCAAACAGCCCAGGTTGAGTTCTGAAAATAAGAACATCCTCCTTGTGTTTAACCTTTCACCTCTTCTAAATCACTACGTGGGAAACGAGCCTCTATATCCTGGATGTGGTTTCTGCCCCCTGCCACTAAGTACTGTGGGAAAAGTCACAGAGGAATTAGTTGATCTACCACCAAAGACCAGAAGAAGATATTCTCTTCTTTGGAAGAACACATGTGGGGGAAATCCCCCCCCTTCAGCAAACAGTTGAAGTCAGCAGGGGTTTTCTTTCAAGCACTTCTGTTATACCTAAAGCCGGTTTCTAGTGACACCTATAAATGCCTTCATAACATACTGCCAAACAAGAGGACCCCACGTGTGTCACCTATTTTGGGAAGCTTAATTTAAGCTTATTTGAGCAAGCCTAAGAAAAAACGTTACTTGCAGATAGGGCTTTATGGTGCTGAGGCCTAGCTATGAACAACAAATTCAAAATCTAACAAAGACCATAAAGATTGCTGTGTTTTGCTTTCTAACCCTACGAAATAAAAACTATGCCGTAGTGCCCTCTGCTGGGTGAAAGCACACAATGCATAATTTGATGTTAAATTGCATGGAATTTTACCTGGACAGAAAAATATAATATCACACTATGTGcctatataaatacacacacatatacatacatacattgtgtgtgtgtgtgtgtgtgtatatatatatatatatatatatatatatatatatatatatatatatatagagagagagagagagagagagagagagagagagagactgagagagagactggacaTATCAAGGTTTACTTGTCTGTGCAATATCAATATTTTATCTGTGCAATACTGTGTAATGAATCCTTTCAGTCTGTTTACTTATTATGGTTTGTCTTTAttgtgttaactgttttttaCTGTCACTTGCTTTTCCTACTACCTCTTTTGGTACAGTTTACATATTTATCATTATATCTTGCCTTGTTTACTGATGGACTGTGTTTGCACTATTCCCTCGGCGTTTCTGTACTGCACCCAGTCAGCAGTGCTGGAAGCGACGGCTAACGattaatgttaacattaagCCACATTCATGTAAGCAAATGCTGTGGTCGATATATTTCAAATATCGTCACATTGGCAAGTGAGTGGACATTAATTTGATAAACATTACGATGTTTATGAAATTCATGCAAACCGTGTGACCAGCTGGCAAACAGCACCATTAGCGTCAGTTATGTTAACTtacactagctagctaatgtcaACTTTAACAGCTGTGGTGCTTGTCTTCAGCAATACGAGCTATTGCTGTACGGCCGTTTAATGTCTGATAATAATGGCGACTAAGgttatttttaaaattcaaaGGCATATTGAAGTTATCATTATCAGAAACAATGGTCTAGCATATTGGActgatgtagctagctagctagtagctagctagctagctactgctgGGCTAGCTAGCTCACTCAGCTGTTAGCTAGCCGACGGGCAGCTAACGTTCTACTTTAGCTTTCACTAACTCGTCAAAATGCCATTTGAAACATAGCTAATTCAATTAGATATGTAATGTCCATTTAGTAAAACCATCGAGTGAAAACTAACCTTAGATCACGTAATCCGTAGCGGTAACGTTACCTGTCCAAATGATTTTcctaatcaaaacaatacagcaGCCACTCCATAGAACCAAACCACATAGACAGGCATGTAGCTATGGTTATACTTCGCCCTGAAAAATACTCCTATTTCTGCCTGTATGTTTGGATATTGTATGTAtttgatttaattaaaaatcAATTGTTAGGGATGAGAATAGCAAGGAAATCACAAAAAATCTGATAAGAGATAAGATCCTAAATTAAATATGTTGACTATAAAGTTAATTGGATAGTTTTTGATTCAGCCTATAAAACTGTACACACCAAAACAGCAATATTATTAAAAGCTAATCCAACATAATGTCCTTTTCAAACGTACCAACACAAAAAAGGCAGATTTAATTACAGCAAACTGCTCTAGACATTGTAACTCTGTGACTTTTCATAGGTCACCGTTTTCTTCGTGTACATAGACCAATGTCTTTAAGGGTGTTGCTTCCCCCTCGTGTTGGTTTTGCGTATTACATTTCTTAAATTTAATTCCAGAGTTAACTCCCATGGGAAATTTAAAGCTTTATTTATAAGATGTGGAAGCTGTCTGCATATCAAGGCTTGTGCAGTAAGTATTAAATGATGAG harbors:
- the hmg20a gene encoding high mobility group protein 20A isoform X4, with amino-acid sequence MDEQTGSPGANNDNSSQRNGDEKPRRGSWTKGRKRKKPMKDSNAPKAPLTGYVRFMNDRREQLRAERPDVPFPEITRMLGNEWSKLPPEEKQRYLDEAERDKERYMRELEKYQKTEAYKHFTRKVQEKQKGKRHRGDVGHQVANEALHEKDAEGKDRTVFDIPIFTEEFLNHSKAREAEMRQLRKTNMEYEERNAALQKHVESMRGAVERLEGDVMQERGRNGLLHQHLETLRQALTSSFSSVPLPASGETPTLDSIDSYMKKLHSIIVSNPQEHENLINTVRDVVNRLDR
- the hmg20a gene encoding high mobility group protein 20A isoform X3, whose product is MSTTTRISPVDIEVMDEQTGSPGANNDNSSQRNGDEKPRRGSWTKGRKRKKPMKDSNAPKAPLTGYVRFMNDRREQLRAERPDVPFPEITRMLGNEWSKLPPEEKQRYLDEAERDKERYMRELEKYQKTEAYKHFTRKVQEKQKDVGHQVANEALHEKDAEGKDRTVFDIPIFTEEFLNHSKAREAEMRQLRKTNMEYEERNAALQKHVESMRGAVERLEGDVMQERGRNGLLHQHLETLRQALTSSFSSVPLPASGETPTLDSIDSYMKKLHSIIVSNPQEHENLINTVRDVVNRLDR
- the hmg20a gene encoding high mobility group protein 20A isoform X2: MSTTTRISPVDIEVMDEQTGSPGANNDNSSQRNGDEKPRRGSWTKGRKRKKPMKDSNAPKAPLTGYVRFMNDRREQLRAERPDVPFPEITRMLGNEWSKLPPEEKQRYLDEAERDKERYMRELEKYQKTEAYKHFTRKVQEKQKGKRHRGDVGHQVANEALHEKDAEGKDRTVFDIPIFTEEFLNHSKAREAEMRQLRKTNMEYEERNAALQKHVESMRGAVERLEGDVMQERGRNGLLHQHLETLRQALTSSFSSVPLPASGETPTLDSIDSYMKKLHSIIVSNPQEHENLINTVRDVVNRLDR